AGTCGGTAAAGGGCAGCGTCGACCGGATGTGGCAGGAGCTGGGGCTTTGAGGGGAGCGGGGCGGCCGATCAGATTCCGGCGCCCTGGTTTTCGTAGTTCGCCATGCCTTCCAGAAACTCCGCAACGAAGGGGCTTGCCGGCGAGCGGACGAGTTCCTCCGCCGTTCCGAACTGCTCGATCCGGCCTTCCGACATGACGGCGATGCGATCGGCGATCTCGAAGGCCTCCTCCTGATCGTGGGTCACCAGAATAGCGGAAATGCCCACCCGCCGTTGCAGCTCCAGCAGCGCCGAACGCAACCCCTTGCGGATCTTGGTATCAAGCGCGGAAAACGGCTCGTCCAGCAGAAGCAGGCGCGGCTCGATGGCCAGCGCGCGTGCAAGCGCCACACGCTGGCGCTGACCGCCGGAAAGCTGCGAGGGATAACGGTCTGCCAGATGGCCGATCTCCGCCATGTCGAGCAGCGTTTTCACCCGTTCGCCGATCTCCGAGCGTGACGGGCGACGCCCGCGCGGACGCATCTTCAGCCCGAAGGCGGTGTTGTCGGCGACGCTCATATGCTCGAACAGCGCATAGCTCTGGAACACCATGCCGAAGCGGCGCAGCCGCGCCTCCAGCCCGGTAATGTCCTCGCCCTCCATCGATAGCCTGCCGCTGTCGGCAAACTGCAAGCCGGCGATGATCCGCAGAAGCGTGGTCTTGCCCGAACCCGAAGGCCCCAGAAGCGCGACGAATTCGCCGGGGGCAACATCCAGGTTGACGGCATCCAGTACACGATTGCTGCCATAGGATTTCGATATGTTTTCGATCTCAAGACCCATGATCGGTCTCCCGGTTGAACTCAGTGCACATGTGGATGCCGCGCCTCGATCACCGATCGCAGGATCAGGGTGAGAACGGCGATCACGGCAAGGATGGTGGCGGCGGCGAAGGCGCCTGTCACGTTGTAATCATCATAGAGAAGCTGGACCTGCAGCGGCAGCGTCATGGTTTCTCCGCGAATATTGCCGGAAACGACGCTGACCGCGCCGAATTCGCCGATGACGCGGGCATTCGCCAGGATCGCGCCATAAAGCAGCGCCCAGCGGATATTGGGCAGCGTCACATAGAAGAAGGTCTGCCAGCCATTTGCGCCGAGCGTCAACGCCGCCTCTTCCTGATCGCGCCCGGTAATCTCCATCAGCGGGATCAGTTCACGCGCGACGAAGGGGCAGGTGACGAACAGCGAGACCAGAACGATGCCGGTCAGATTGAACATCAGCTGCACGTTCCACTGGTCGAGGAACCCGCCGACAAGCCCGGTCGAGCCATAGACGAGCAGATAGCAAAGACCGGCCACGATCGGCGAGATCGAAAACGGCAACTCGATAATGGTGACGAGCGCGCGACGCCCGGGAAAGCGGAACCGCGTGATCGCCCAGGCGGCCGAGATGCCGAAGACGATGTTGACCGGCAGCGCGATCAGCGCCGTGATCACCGTCAGCCTTATCGCATGCAGCGTTTCCGGCTCGTTGATGCTGGCGACATAGGCACCGATCCCTTCGGAAAAGGCGCGGACGAAGATCGCAAGGCTCGGCAGGCCCATCACCAACGCGGCAAAGGCAACGGCGATGATGACGAGCACGAAACGCCGCGCCCGGCGGCGGCGCACCAGGGCGCGAACCTGCGGATGCATGGTCTCAGTCGCCATTGCTCAGACTCCCCTCTTCAGATGCCGTCCGGCGCGACCGGTCGCGATGTTGGCGGCAATCAGCACCGCGAGCGCCAGCAGAAGCAGCGTTCCGGCAATCGCGCTTGCGGCGGGGAAATCATATTCATCGAGGCGGATCATGATCAGGAGCGAGGCGATCTCGGTCTTGTAGGGCATGTTGCCGGCGATGAAGATCACCGCGCCGAATTCGCCCAGCGAGCGGGCGAAGGCAAGCGAAGCACCCATGATGAAGCTTGGCCAGAGCTGGGGAAAGATGATGTGGCGGAAGACCTGAATGTCGCTGGCGCCCAGCGTCTGCGCGGCCTCTTCCAGATCAGTGCGCAAGCTCTCCATGACCGGCTGAACGGTTCTGACCCCGAAAGGCACGGAGGTGAAGGTCATGGCGATCGCGATGCCCCACCAGGTATAGGCGACCTTGATGTTCATCTCCGCCAGCAGCATGCCCATCCAGCCATTGCGGTCGTAGAGCGCGACGAGCGCGATGCCCGCAACGGCCGTCGGCAATGCGAAGGGAAGGTCTATCAAGGCATCCAGCAGGCGCTTGCCCGGAAATCTGTAGCGCACGATCACCCAGGCGAGCAGCAGGCCGAAACAGGCATTGAATACCGTTGCCGTCAGCGCCGCCGAGATCGTTACCCGGAAGGCGGCAAGCGTACGGTCCGACGAGATAATACGCCAGTAATCGCCAAACCCGAGTTGCCCGAGCTGGAAGAACAGGGCGCTCAGCGGCAGCAGGATGATCAGGCAGGTAAACAGCAGCGTGACGCCAAGTGTCAGCCCGAAACCGGGCATGACGCTGCGGTTCGCGCGCCTGTTTGCAATCGGCATGGTGAAAGTCATGATGGCCTTTGGAAGGTGATGCCGAGGGTTCTAGCAATTACTGTGTGACGGTGCGCTGTTGACAGGTCACCGGAGAAGACTTTGCCACAAAAACGGTAAAACAGATCAGCCGCCATCCGACAATCGACTTTTCGACAGATCCCGTATCTATCAACGTGTCATGCTCGGGCTTGACCCGAGCATCCAGGCCGCTCGGAAAGCCTTGCCTGGACCCTCGGGTCAAGCCCGAGGGTGACGCGTGGCGGGAGCGGGGTGCGATATGCCACTGAACGCCAGAACAGCGCCGCCCTGCAAGTGTGTCAGACGGCGCTCCTCACCAAGTTCGATTTACCGCGCTGCCTGGATCTGGTCCAGCACGCCGCCGTCGCTGAAATGGGTTTCGTTGGCCTCACCCCAGCCGCCGAAAATCTCTTCCACCGTCACCAGCTTCACCTCCGGGAACTTGTCGGCATATTCGGCCTTCACTTCCGGATTGTGGACGCGGTTGTTGAAGGAGGCGACGATTTCCTGGCCTTGCTTGCTGTAAAGGAATTCGAGATAGGCGTTGGAAACGTCGACAGTACCGCGTTCTTCGGCGACCTTTTCGACCACGGCAACCGGGAACTCGGCCAGGAGCGAGATCGAGGGCACGACGCGCTGATATTCATCCTCGCCATACTGGGCGCGGATGTTTTCGACTTCCGCCTCGAAGGTGATCAGCACGTCGCCGATGCCGCGCTCGACAAAGGTCGTTGTTGCGCCGCGGCCGCCGGTATCGAAGACGGCGACATTGCCCAGAACATCGCCAACGAATTCGCGCGCCTTGGCATCATCGCCATCAAACTTTTCGAGCGCATAGGCATAGGCCGCCAGATAGGTGTAGCGGGCATTGCCCGAGGTCTTCGGATTGGGAAAGACGAGTTGAACATCCTCGCGAGCGAGATCGTCCCAGTCCTTGATGTCCTTCGGATTGCCTTCGCGCACCAGGAAGGCCGGCAGCGAGTAATAGGGCGATGCATTGTTCGGCAGGGCCTGCTGCCAGTCCTCGGCGACGAAGCCGTTGTCGGCGAGAATCTGCACGTCGAGCACCTGATTGAAGGTCACGAGATCGGCCTTCAGCCCCTGAAGGATGGCGCGGGCCTGCTTGGAGGAGCCCGCATGGGACTGCTTGATGGTCACATCCTGCCCGCTCTCGTTTTTCCAGTACTCGGCGAAAGCCGGATTGATCGTCGCGTAAAGCTCGCGCGCGATATCATAGGACACGTTGAGGATTTCCACCTGTTCCTCGGCCTTTGCGGGCGCACCGGCGGTCAGGAGGAGAGCGGCGCCAAGCGCGGCGAAAAGTGTCTTTTTCATTGGGAAACCATTTTCTCGTGTTTCGAACTGTGGCGAAATCTAGAAAAGTTGATCCCCCAATCCAAGAAAACCGTTCGCCTCAATGCGCGTTGATTGGAAAATTAAATTCAATCTTTTGCGATTTGCCGTCCGTTGTTTCCGCGCAGATGCGCGCGGGTTGCGCAAGCGCCGGCCAGCCCCCTGACCTGCTCCCCCGGACCGGCTGCCGGAAGAACGCCTCTGCCCGCGACCGCCCCGACAGCCGAGGACGGACGAACCGGAGCGCCCTGAAAAGAAAAGCGGCGCATGGCAGTGATCTCCGGTCGAGCGACGCTCTCATGCAGATCATCGCCATGCGCCCAAAACAGCGAGTTTCGGTTCCGCCTTCGGCCGGTCTTGAGGACCGGTGCCGGCAGAACCTACTGCTCGTATTTTCTGATATTCATAGGTTATGAAATGGCGTTTTTGAATTTCTACTGAAATAAATCGTAAAACAGCATTGGTAATAAAAATAACAGGAAGACAAGAAAGAAAAAACAGAACAACCTGAAAGGCCAGCGCCAATTGTAAACAGGCGTTCCTTGATAACACCGCCCGCAGGAAGATGCCCCGAAACGTAGTCGGTGCCCACAGGAACAGGTAAAAAGGCGCAACGTCTTTCGGCCGGAAGCGCTGGATCTTGACGGCTGGAATCTGGCGTTGAAAGTCATGTTTCTGATGGGTGCACGAAGGTGGGCCCGCGGCCACGGCCTGTCCGTTCGACGTCAGTAAAAGGCGCACGCCCGAGGCGCCGGGCCGACGGGATGACGGTGAAACCTGACGGGCTGACGCCAGGCGCGGCGACGCAATCGAGAACGGCGGCGACGCCCCGTGGTCCGGAGGGATGCGCAAAATGCAATTCGGCATCCGGTGGGAAACGCGCGGCGTCGCCCCTGTCCAAAGTCTGGCAATTCATATCGTCTGCCCCTGATAGCCATGAGTTTGCCTAGAGCGCCGTGCTTTCCGAAAATCGATTCCGATTTTCGGGCCGATGCGCTGGAGCACCGGGAATCGCTGCCCGGTGGATCGATTTCCTGACTAAAGGAAGGAAAACGCCATGTATCGCTCGCACGTCCCTAATCATATGCCGAACGTCCTGAAATGGCTTTTCCGGCACCAAGGTTCGGTCGGCGTCAGGGACGCGTGAACCATTCGGACCAGACATATTTTGTCGCGGGTGAGGTTGTCACCGGCGCCGCGGCTGCATGTCGCTGCCGCCGAGCCTCCCCCGGCGTCATTCCGTATTGTCGGCGAAAAGCCCTGATGAAGGCGCTTTCGGACTGGAACCCGACCGCCGTTGCGATGATGTTGATATTGGGTTGCGGCGCCAGCGGATCGGTGAGCTTGTGATAGGCTGCGGCCAGGCGCCGCTGACGCACGAAGGCAGCGACCCCGCCATGGGGTTCGAAATGGGCATAGAGGCGGGTGCGCGAGACGCCGAACCGGGCGGCGATGTCCTCAACCGTCAGCTTGTCGCTCTCGAGGTTGTCATCGATATGCTGGCGCACGTCCTGCATCAGGCTGTGCCGCAACAGAGCCTTCTGGTCACAGGTAAGATCGCTGCCTCCATTGATAACGGCAGCGAGGAAATGAACGAGTGCCGAAAAAACCCGGGGGCCATCCTGCGCCTGCATGGCGGGAGCCATGCGATAGACTTCCGTCACGTGCGAGCGGAACAAGCGGGCGAGCGGCATGTCGCGGCGGACGCGACGATAATGCAGCCCATCGGGATCATGCAGCAACGGAGCAAGCCGGTTGCGCGGAACCGCAAGCGCCATGAGGTCAAAGTCCTCGTTGACGGTATCAAGCGGCTCGGCATTGTCGAAAATGCAGATGTCGCCGGCGTCAAGCGTGATATCCCCGCCAGGCGCGCGGGCATGGCACCGCCCTCTTCGGAAAATCTGAACCATGTAATTGTCGATGCCGTCACGGCCGATCTGCGTGCGGCTGCGGGCGAAGGCCTGCCGAACGCTCATGCAGCGCCCCAGCGTGCCGATCCCGAGCATGAAACTGTCCACCTCAACCCGAAACGGATCACCGGCCCCCTGATCCAGAGTGGGCACGTAAAGCTGGCTCATGGCCTCCCGCCACTGGCCGTAATCGGTGCTCGAAAAGAAATCGCGCGGGACTAAATCCTCACCTGCCGGCTTGGTTCTGGTCTCTTCTGGCAAAAGCGTCTCCCCCGGTGACGGCATGACTGCCGACGCATATTCCCTCTCCCCCCAATTTGAGGAAAGATAAACCCAAGTGCAAGCGGCCCCGGCGTTCGGCAGGCCGCAACCGTTTGGGAAAACGGGCGACAACCGGCTTTGCCCGCGACGTGTTCGATCCATGACGGCATGTCGATGACGGCGCATAGGCACTCGAAAGCAGTAAGCATTGGTACACTGCGGATTCCACTCCGCCATCACACCGCTTTTTCCAACGCTTTGAAAAGACCGTACCGCGCTGCAAGAGAGACCTCCCGTCAGCCAAACGCAATAGAGGCTTCGTGTTCAAGCTGAGCGAAATCCATCCACGCCGCCCAACACTTTCGGACGGTTGATCCTGGAAAACGCCGTACCTCTATCATCAAAGAGATGCAAAGCGTCCGGCTGAAAGGTAACAGGGTATGCGCCCCCGCGGCTCCAGAACGTATCACCGCTTGCTTTCACCATCAGCGACTGCCCCCCTGCCCCCTGCAACTGCAGCATGGCATGATCGCCAATATTCTCTGCAACCTCGATAGCGCAGGCAAAACCACCAGCATCGCCAGCGGGGTCGATATGTTCCGGGCGGATGCCGATCGTCACCGCGTCGCCGGTGCGCGTATCAGAAGCAGGGCGAACCGGCACGGAAACCCGGGCAAATCCGGGAACCTCCACAATAATCGCGTCGGCTTCCACGGCGGCGATGGTCCCTTCGAGAAAGTTCATCTTCGGCGAACCTATGAAGCCCGCAACGAACAGGTTTTGCGGCAAGTGATAGAGCTCCAGCGGGGTGCCCACCTGCTGCACATCGCCATGGTCAAGCACCACGATCCGGTCGGCAAGCGTCATCGCCTCGATCTGGTCGTGGGTCACATAGGCCATGGTGGTGCCAAGGTCGTCATGCAGTTTCGACAGCTCGAGCCGCATGTGGACGCGCAGCGCCGCGTCAAGGTTCGACAGCGGTTCGTCGAACAGGAACACCTGCGGGTCGCGGACGATCGCCCGACCGATGGCGACGCGCTGGCGTTGACCGCCCGAGAGTTGACTGGGGCGCCGTTCCAGCAGATGCTCGATGTGCAGAATGCCGGCCGCCGCGCGCACCTTGCGGTCGATTTCATCCTTCGGGCGCTTGGCGAGCTTGAGGCCGAACGACATGTTTTCGTAGACGGTTTTGTGCGGATAGAGCGCATAGGACTGAAACACCATGGCAATGCCGCGCGCCTTGGCCGGAATATCATTGCAGCGCTTCTCCCCGATCAACAGATCGCCGCCGCTGACCTCCTCCAGCCCGGCAATCATGCGCAGCAGCGTGGATTTACCGCAGCCGGAAGGGCCGACAAAAACGATGAACTCGCCGTCGCGCACCTCAAGGTCAATGCCCTTGATGACTTCCAGCGCACCGTAGGACTTGCTCAGATTTTTCAGGGTAAAGCCGGCCATTGGTTTCCTCCTCGGCTGTTTCGCGTCTGTCAGGGCCGCGCGTCGAAGACAACGCCATTGCCGGTGATGAACTGGTTTGAATAAGGGTAGAAATGCTTCTCGAAGGGCATGCGCGGGGTGGCGGCATAGCGCACGGCGAACTCCTCCGGCCTGAAAAAGGCCTCGGCCGCCGCCCGCAGATCCGCCTTCAGCGCCGCCTCTCCCGGCGCCCGGGAGAGATCGTTCCACTCGTCGGGATCATCGGCGAGGTTGTAGAGCTCCTCGCAGCCGTCCAGGTAGAGGCAGTATTTCCAGTCGCCGCGGCGCAGCATGCAACCGGCGTGGTCCGGCTGCTTCAGTACGGCGCTCTCGCAGAAAAGGTTCCGCTCCGGCGGCCCGCCCCCGGCAAGAACCGGCGCGAGGTCCAAGCCTTCCAAACCCTCGGGCGGAGAAATCCCCGCCGCGGCGCAAAGGGTCGGGTAAAGGTCTATCAGTCCGGCAAGCGCATTCGTCCGGCTCCCGGGCTCTGCCACGCCGGGCCAGCGGATAATCAGCGGAACACGGGCGGAATCCTCATAGAAGACGGTCTTCTGCCAGAGCCCCCGCCGCGCCGCCATCTCACCGTGATCGGAGGCGTAGATGACGATCGTATCCTCGAAGAGACCGAGATAGTCGATCACATCCAGAAGCCGGCCGACGGCATCGTCGACCCATTCGACGCAACCGTAATAGGCAGCCAGCGCCCGGGCATTCACCGCATCATCGCCCCGGTGATGCGCCGTGCCGCTCGCCGCTGCCGCTTTCTGCACAAAGGCGGGCGCGCGGGTAAGCCAGTCGGGGTCATAGTCCGGCAGTTCCACCCTGCCCGCGAAACGCTCGAAGAAGCGACGCGGCGGGTTGATCGGAAAATGCGGTTTGTCGAAATGGACGGCCAGAAAGAACGGCGCATCTCCCGGTCGTCCCGCATGGCCCTGCAGCCATTTGGCCGCCTCGCTGACGCAGATCTCCGTTTGCGTCATGGCAAGCGGAATGCCCGACGGGCCGGCATCGCCTAGAATATCGCCGAGACCGGATTCGTTTGGGTGGCGGGCGGGATCCGGCTGGTGAGCCTGGCCGTAGAGATCGCCATAGGGGCGTTCCTGAAAGCCCTGGAATTGCTCGCCGTTGAAATGCGTCTTGCCCACAAGCGCCGTGCGGTATCCGGCGTCGCCGAGCGCGCGCGCCAGCGTTGGGCCGTTGGCGGGCAGGATGTGGCGGTTGTCGTAAATGCCGGTCGTGCGGCAATATTTCCCGGTCAGAAGGCTCGCCCGGCTGGGCACGCAGAGCGGGTTCTGGCAATAGGCATTGTCGAAACGCATGCCGCCCGCGGCCAGGCGATCGAGCGACGGGGTTTCGACCGGCGTCTCCGCGCAATCGCCCATCGCACGCACGCTGTGCTGGTCGGAAAACAGGAAGAGGATATTGGGTTTCTTCTGCATGACGTCTCCCTCAGGCCTTGACCGCGCCGCCGAGCCGGAGTCCGCCCTTTTGCAGCGGCTTCTGGATCAGGAAATAGACGAGCAGCGTGGGCGCCGTATATAGCAGCGCGAAGGCGGCGAGCTGGCCATACATGGCCTCCCCATATTCCCCGAAGAAACTGTAGAGCGAGACGGCCATCGGATAATTGTCGCGGCTTTGCAGCAGGATGAAGGGCACGAAGAAATTGCCCCAGTTCTCGATGAAGGACAGAATGAAGATGGTTGCGATCCCCGGCGCCAGGAGCGGCACGACGATATAGGCAACGCCTTCCATGCGGGATGCCCCTTCCGTCCACGCCGCCTCTTCCAGATCGGTCGGAATGGCATCCATAAAGCCCTTCATCAGCCAGACCGCAAAGGGAAGCTCCGCCGCCGTGCGGAAGACGATGACGCCCGCAAGCGTATCGACGAGGCCGATATGGACGAACATCACATAGATCGGCACCATGATGGCGGTGATCGGCAGCGCGCTGGCAAAGACGATCGTGTAGATATACTGCTTTCCGTAGCGCAGCCTGTAGCGCGACAACGGATAGCCGGCGAAGAGCGCGAGGATGACCACCAGGCAGGACGTCCCGGCCGAAATGATGACGCTGTTCATGAAGGGCCGGATCGCGACATCCTCCGTCAGGATCGCGCCGAAATTCGTCAGGCTCCAGCGGGCCGGCAGTTGAATGGCAAGCGTCGCCTCGGCATCGAAGGCGGCCAGCACCATCCACACCATCGGCACGACGAAGGCGATGGCAACGAAGGTGAGCGCGATATCGGCGGCCAGCCGGTCGCGGGTCTTGGCCTTGGCGAGATTAGCCATTGCGCGCTTCTCCCACTTTGAACAGACGGACATAGATGAGGGAGGCGATGACGCCGAAGCCGAGCAGCAGGACGGCGATTGACGAGCCGTAGCCGATAAGGCCGAAATCATAGGCCTGATTGTACATCAGGAGCGGCAGCGTTTCCGAGCGCGTGCCGGGCCCGCCCGCCGTGGTGATCCAGATGATACCGAACACGCCGAGCGTGTTGAGCGTGGTCAGCACTACATTGATGGCAATCACCGGGCGGATGATCGGCAGGATGACGCCGAAGATCGATTGCATGCGCCCTGCCCCGTCGATCTCGGCGGCTTCAAGCACTTCGCTCGAGACATCCTGAAGCGCCGCGGAGTAGACGAGCATCGAGAAGGCACAGCCGCGCCAGATGTTGATGATGATCACCGCGGCAAGCGGCGCCGTCAGAAGCCATTGCTGGTGGGCAAAGCCGAAAATATCGAAAATCTGGTTCATGCCGGATTCGTCGCCGCGCAGGAATGTGTACCAGAGAAAGCCCGCAACGACTTCCGGCACCACCCAGGCGGTGATGACGATGACCGAGGCAAGGCTCTGGATGGCGGGCGTCGCCATTTGCCGCACATAGGCAATGCAGAAGCCGACAATGTTCTGCCCGGCAACGGAGAGGCCGACGAACACCGCCGTCCGCCCGAGCGCCGCCCAGGTGCGCGGATCGGTGAACAGGTAGTAGTAGTTCTCGAAGCCGATGAAGGCCGGATTGCGGGCCGCATAGCCCGACAGTCCGAGATTGGTCATGGATGTGTAGATGGCCCAGATGATCGGCACCAGAAAGAAGGCGACGATCATCAGGGTGGCCGGGGCAAGCGGCACAATGCGCATCAGCACTGCTGCCGGCCCTTGGCTCGTTCCGCTTGCCCCTTGCGCCATGTCAGTTCGCTTTTTCGACGTTCGACGAGCCGGCAAGGCGGGTGAGCTGGCGGTCGAAGCGGCCGGCGGCGTCTTCGACGCTGTCTCCGCCCACCGTCACGGCCTCCATCGTCTCCTGGATGAGGGAGGAGACCTGCGGATAGATTTCCAGCGCCGGGCGGAAATTGGTCACCTCAACCAGCGAGGAGAAGAAACCGGCGGTCGGATTGGTTTCGAGATAGGTCTCGTCCGCGATGACGTCCTTGCGCACGCCGATCGATCCGGCGCGAATGGCATAGGTCAGGCTGTTTTCGAAATTGGCGACCGTGGTCATGAAATCGAAGGCGAGATTCTTGTCCTCGGTCTTCGGGCTCATGGCGATGGTCCAGCCGCCGGACATGGAGGTGAAGCCGTTGCCCTGGCCATTCTGCGTCGGAATCTTGGCCATGCCGAGCGTCTCGTTCCACGCCGCCCAGGGCGCGGTGCCGCCCTCGATCCAGCGCGCCCAGATCCAGTTGCCGTCGATGAACATGGCAACCTTGCCCTCGGGCACGCGCTGTTCGACCAGAACGTTCTGGAAGCTCGAATCCTGAAGATCGGTATCGGACACGAGATAGCCGTTGTCATAGGCGGTCTTCAGAAAGGCCAGCGCATCGCGGAAGCCCTTCGAGCCGACGACCCATTTCTGCGTTTCCGGATCGAAAAGCGTTGCCGAAAGCCCGCCCGGCGTGCCGGAGATCAGGTTCATGAGACCCCGCATCGTGCTCGCCTCGTTGCCGGCCTTCGTCACATAGATATTGATCGGATCGACGCCGGGGAGGTTTTCCTTCACCTTGGCCGCGGCATCGAGAATGTCCTGCCAGGTCTTCGGCTGCCAGTCAGCCCCCACTCCGGCCTTTTCGAGAAGGTCCTTGTTGTACCAGATGGCCTGGGTGTCGGTGCCGAGCGGAATGCCGTAAACCTTGCCGTCGACGAAAGACTTGCCGTTCTGGACCGCGATCTGGGAGAACTGATCCCACTCGTCCCATCCGGAGAGCCGCTCGTCCAGCGGCTCGAGATAGCCCGCGGCGGCATCCGCGGTAATCTGGAAACCATCCTCATAGATGATGTCTGGCGCCGTCGATGCCGACTGGTTCATCAGCGAAACCTTGGTGTAGTAGTCGCGCGCCGACGAACTGATCGCGTTGAGCTCGATCGTGTCGCCGGGGTGTTCGGCTTCGAATTCGGCCTTGGCCGCCTCCATGACCGCCGACACATAGGGCGATTCGCGATAGACAACGGACAATTCCTCCGCCTGCGCCAGGGCAGGTAGACCACAGGCAAAGCCAGCGGCCAGCAGCGTTGACAGCTTCAATTGAGCACGCAAGTTCATATTGTTTCCTCCCTAAAAGACCTGCAAACGATATCACATATTTTTCGCTGGTCAACAAAGCCTCTCACCAAATTTCACGCTCTATCCGCAAATTCCGCCTTAAAACTAGCCTTTTATGGGACTTCTCTTTGACGTATTGACTAAATTTGAGGCGCGTGCCAATGATGTGGACATGCAATCGTTACCAGATAAGTGATATGGCAGAACAAAGAGACACTATGACGCCCGTCGTCCTGGCGGTGGATATCGGGGCCACCAAGATCGCCGTCGGCCTCGTGCATGCCGATGGCGCAATCGCCTTTCAGTCTCGCGAGCGCTCGCCGGTCAGGGCGGCGCCGAGCCTGGCGCTGATCGAGCGGCTCGGCAGGGCAGCCGAGGCCCACGCCAGAAGGAACGGGCTCGCCATAGAGGGAACGGGCATCGCCTGCGGCGGACCGCTCGACCTCGAAAAAGGCTTGGTCCTGTCCCCGCCCAACCTGCCGGACTGGGATCGCATACCGCTGACAGAGCAGATGGAAACCAGCTTCGGCGCGAAGGCCTATCTGCAGAATGACGCGGCGGCGGGCGCAATCGCCACGGCGCTCTGGGACAATCCCGACGCGGTGAGGGACGTGACCTATATCACCGTG
This window of the Martelella lutilitoris genome carries:
- a CDS encoding sulfatase-like hydrolase/transferase; translated protein: MQKKPNILFLFSDQHSVRAMGDCAETPVETPSLDRLAAGGMRFDNAYCQNPLCVPSRASLLTGKYCRTTGIYDNRHILPANGPTLARALGDAGYRTALVGKTHFNGEQFQGFQERPYGDLYGQAHQPDPARHPNESGLGDILGDAGPSGIPLAMTQTEICVSEAAKWLQGHAGRPGDAPFFLAVHFDKPHFPINPPRRFFERFAGRVELPDYDPDWLTRAPAFVQKAAAASGTAHHRGDDAVNARALAAYYGCVEWVDDAVGRLLDVIDYLGLFEDTIVIYASDHGEMAARRGLWQKTVFYEDSARVPLIIRWPGVAEPGSRTNALAGLIDLYPTLCAAAGISPPEGLEGLDLAPVLAGGGPPERNLFCESAVLKQPDHAGCMLRRGDWKYCLYLDGCEELYNLADDPDEWNDLSRAPGEAALKADLRAAAEAFFRPEEFAVRYAATPRMPFEKHFYPYSNQFITGNGVVFDARP
- a CDS encoding carbohydrate ABC transporter permease, which translates into the protein MANLAKAKTRDRLAADIALTFVAIAFVVPMVWMVLAAFDAEATLAIQLPARWSLTNFGAILTEDVAIRPFMNSVIISAGTSCLVVILALFAGYPLSRYRLRYGKQYIYTIVFASALPITAIMVPIYVMFVHIGLVDTLAGVIVFRTAAELPFAVWLMKGFMDAIPTDLEEAAWTEGASRMEGVAYIVVPLLAPGIATIFILSFIENWGNFFVPFILLQSRDNYPMAVSLYSFFGEYGEAMYGQLAAFALLYTAPTLLVYFLIQKPLQKGGLRLGGAVKA
- a CDS encoding helix-turn-helix domain-containing protein gives rise to the protein MAEWNPQCTNAYCFRVPMRRHRHAVMDRTRRGQSRLSPVFPNGCGLPNAGAACTWVYLSSNWGEREYASAVMPSPGETLLPEETRTKPAGEDLVPRDFFSSTDYGQWREAMSQLYVPTLDQGAGDPFRVEVDSFMLGIGTLGRCMSVRQAFARSRTQIGRDGIDNYMVQIFRRGRCHARAPGGDITLDAGDICIFDNAEPLDTVNEDFDLMALAVPRNRLAPLLHDPDGLHYRRVRRDMPLARLFRSHVTEVYRMAPAMQAQDGPRVFSALVHFLAAVINGGSDLTCDQKALLRHSLMQDVRQHIDDNLESDKLTVEDIAARFGVSRTRLYAHFEPHGGVAAFVRQRRLAAAYHKLTDPLAPQPNINIIATAVGFQSESAFIRAFRRQYGMTPGEARRQRHAAAAPVTTSPATKYVWSEWFTRP
- the cysP gene encoding thiosulfate ABC transporter substrate-binding protein CysP, whose product is MKKTLFAALGAALLLTAGAPAKAEEQVEILNVSYDIARELYATINPAFAEYWKNESGQDVTIKQSHAGSSKQARAILQGLKADLVTFNQVLDVQILADNGFVAEDWQQALPNNASPYYSLPAFLVREGNPKDIKDWDDLAREDVQLVFPNPKTSGNARYTYLAAYAYALEKFDGDDAKAREFVGDVLGNVAVFDTGGRGATTTFVERGIGDVLITFEAEVENIRAQYGEDEYQRVVPSISLLAEFPVAVVEKVAEERGTVDVSNAYLEFLYSKQGQEIVASFNNRVHNPEVKAEYADKFPEVKLVTVEEIFGGWGEANETHFSDGGVLDQIQAAR
- a CDS encoding ABC transporter ATP-binding protein — encoded protein: MGLEIENISKSYGSNRVLDAVNLDVAPGEFVALLGPSGSGKTTLLRIIAGLQFADSGRLSMEGEDITGLEARLRRFGMVFQSYALFEHMSVADNTAFGLKMRPRGRRPSRSEIGERVKTLLDMAEIGHLADRYPSQLSGGQRQRVALARALAIEPRLLLLDEPFSALDTKIRKGLRSALLELQRRVGISAILVTHDQEEAFEIADRIAVMSEGRIEQFGTAEELVRSPASPFVAEFLEGMANYENQGAGI
- the cysW gene encoding sulfate ABC transporter permease subunit CysW, giving the protein MHPQVRALVRRRRARRFVLVIIAVAFAALVMGLPSLAIFVRAFSEGIGAYVASINEPETLHAIRLTVITALIALPVNIVFGISAAWAITRFRFPGRRALVTIIELPFSISPIVAGLCYLLVYGSTGLVGGFLDQWNVQLMFNLTGIVLVSLFVTCPFVARELIPLMEITGRDQEEAALTLGANGWQTFFYVTLPNIRWALLYGAILANARVIGEFGAVSVVSGNIRGETMTLPLQVQLLYDDYNVTGAFAAATILAVIAVLTLILRSVIEARHPHVH
- the cysT gene encoding sulfate ABC transporter permease subunit CysT — protein: MTFTMPIANRRANRSVMPGFGLTLGVTLLFTCLIILLPLSALFFQLGQLGFGDYWRIISSDRTLAAFRVTISAALTATVFNACFGLLLAWVIVRYRFPGKRLLDALIDLPFALPTAVAGIALVALYDRNGWMGMLLAEMNIKVAYTWWGIAIAMTFTSVPFGVRTVQPVMESLRTDLEEAAQTLGASDIQVFRHIIFPQLWPSFIMGASLAFARSLGEFGAVIFIAGNMPYKTEIASLLIMIRLDEYDFPAASAIAGTLLLLALAVLIAANIATGRAGRHLKRGV
- a CDS encoding ABC transporter ATP-binding protein, whose amino-acid sequence is MAGFTLKNLSKSYGALEVIKGIDLEVRDGEFIVFVGPSGCGKSTLLRMIAGLEEVSGGDLLIGEKRCNDIPAKARGIAMVFQSYALYPHKTVYENMSFGLKLAKRPKDEIDRKVRAAAGILHIEHLLERRPSQLSGGQRQRVAIGRAIVRDPQVFLFDEPLSNLDAALRVHMRLELSKLHDDLGTTMAYVTHDQIEAMTLADRIVVLDHGDVQQVGTPLELYHLPQNLFVAGFIGSPKMNFLEGTIAAVEADAIIVEVPGFARVSVPVRPASDTRTGDAVTIGIRPEHIDPAGDAGGFACAIEVAENIGDHAMLQLQGAGGQSLMVKASGDTFWSRGGAYPVTFQPDALHLFDDRGTAFSRINRPKVLGGVDGFRSA